From a single Streptomyces sp. 1331.2 genomic region:
- a CDS encoding nucleotidyltransferase domain-containing protein: MRAIIEDMAGQLARVPGVVGVMLGGSRARGEHLPGSDWDLGVYYRGTLDLDALRELAGPGVEVAGPGDWGPWVNGGAWLQVDGVAVDWILRDLDRVERVWADCRAGRYEVGIQPGHPLGFWSPCYPGEIALGQVLADPAGELTQLKRQTIRYPEPLREALTAAAWEAGFLLDIAAKSAARADTLHVSLCLSRAVGVLVQALYAHDRRWCLNEKGALAVAEQLPHAPADFGPRVRSLLAAPGGTEEALTATITRARELTRETVTALGH, encoded by the coding sequence ATGCGAGCGATCATCGAGGACATGGCCGGGCAACTGGCAAGGGTGCCGGGCGTGGTGGGCGTGATGCTCGGGGGCAGCCGGGCGCGCGGCGAGCACCTGCCCGGCTCGGACTGGGACCTCGGCGTCTACTACCGGGGCACCCTCGACCTCGACGCACTGCGGGAGTTGGCCGGCCCGGGGGTCGAGGTGGCCGGGCCGGGCGACTGGGGACCGTGGGTGAACGGCGGCGCCTGGCTGCAGGTCGACGGCGTCGCGGTGGACTGGATCCTGCGGGACCTCGACCGGGTCGAACGGGTCTGGGCGGACTGCCGCGCGGGCCGGTACGAGGTGGGGATTCAGCCGGGGCATCCGCTCGGCTTCTGGTCGCCCTGCTACCCGGGCGAGATCGCCCTCGGACAGGTACTGGCCGACCCCGCCGGGGAGTTGACGCAGCTGAAGCGGCAGACCATCCGGTACCCCGAACCGCTCCGCGAGGCACTGACGGCGGCCGCCTGGGAGGCGGGCTTCCTCCTGGACATCGCCGCGAAGAGCGCCGCCCGGGCGGACACCCTCCACGTCTCGCTCTGCCTGTCCCGCGCCGTCGGCGTCCTGGTGCAGGCGCTGTACGCCCACGACCGCCGCTGGTGCCTCAACGAGAAGGGCGCACTCGCCGTCGCCGAACAACTCCCGCACGCACCCGCCGACTTCGGCCCGCGCGTGCGCAGCCTGCTGGCCGCCCCGGGCGGCACGGAGGAGGCGCTGACGGCAACGATCACCCGGGCACGGGAACTCACCCGGGAGACCGTCACCGCGCTCGGGCACTGA
- a CDS encoding urea transporter — protein MGQENGGENGAAAGRPISVKLVVAVLRSVAQVDFMPSAACGLLFVAALFAGGLQYGLYGLLGSAVSTAVAYGLGLHRGAVEAGLHGYNGCLVALGCAVFLGAGQPATVAVAVLGAAVAVVVTAGLGAVLQKWRLPTLTAPFCLVATAVTVAAPGFRRLWHSAGQPAALPLPAVGESAPSWEQLWHGFFANIGQIFFLPQWYVGLLFLAGLFVASRLAGLVAGAGSATGLLTAWTFGAPVEAVEQGLLGYSGVLVALALCGVFVVPSIWSAAYAVLGAAAATVLTPALTAISAPFGGHAFTWPFVLTTMLFLAAVPAVPRLRRI, from the coding sequence ATGGGTCAGGAAAACGGTGGGGAGAACGGCGCGGCAGCCGGTCGTCCGATATCCGTGAAGTTGGTCGTCGCAGTCCTGCGCAGCGTCGCACAGGTCGATTTCATGCCCTCCGCCGCGTGCGGACTCCTCTTCGTGGCCGCACTGTTCGCCGGAGGCCTGCAGTACGGCCTCTACGGTCTGCTCGGCAGCGCCGTCTCCACCGCCGTCGCGTACGGGCTGGGGCTCCACCGGGGCGCGGTCGAGGCCGGCCTGCACGGGTACAACGGGTGCCTGGTGGCGCTCGGTTGCGCGGTGTTCCTCGGCGCCGGACAGCCGGCCACGGTCGCGGTGGCGGTCCTCGGGGCCGCCGTCGCCGTGGTGGTGACGGCGGGGCTCGGGGCGGTGCTGCAGAAGTGGCGGCTGCCGACCCTGACCGCGCCGTTCTGCCTGGTCGCGACGGCCGTCACGGTCGCCGCCCCCGGCTTCCGGAGGCTGTGGCACAGCGCGGGGCAGCCCGCCGCCCTGCCCCTACCGGCCGTCGGGGAGAGTGCGCCGAGCTGGGAACAGCTCTGGCACGGCTTCTTCGCGAACATCGGTCAGATCTTCTTCCTGCCCCAGTGGTACGTGGGCCTGCTGTTCCTGGCCGGCCTGTTCGTGGCGAGCCGCCTCGCGGGCCTGGTGGCCGGGGCGGGCAGTGCCACCGGACTGCTCACCGCCTGGACGTTCGGCGCGCCCGTGGAGGCGGTGGAGCAGGGGCTGCTCGGCTACAGCGGGGTGCTGGTGGCCCTCGCGCTGTGCGGGGTGTTCGTCGTCCCCAGCATCTGGAGCGCGGCCTACGCGGTGCTCGGCGCGGCCGCTGCCACCGTGCTGACCCCGGCGCTCACGGCGATCTCCGCGCCCTTCGGCGGCCACGCCTTCACCTGGCCGTTCGTGCTGACCACGATGCTGTTCCTGGCGGCGGTACCGGCCGTTCCCCGCCTGCGCCGGATCTGA
- a CDS encoding alpha/beta fold hydrolase, with protein sequence MILSHDVSGSGPAVVLLHSAVCDRRMWDAQWQQLVDAGYRVVRCDFRGFGDSPLADAPYSDAGDVLALLDHLGIESAALVGSSHGGRIALTVAALRPGAVTALALLCPGIPGHRPSESLRAFGAREDALIEAGDIDAAVELNVETWLGPEADEETRASVRTMQRHAFDVQMEATVGPNREDVDLSLITAPTLAVGGAHDVPDFRGIAAELPTRLPNARHLELPWAGHLPNLERPEETTALVLEFLKEAAPVG encoded by the coding sequence ATGATCCTTTCTCATGACGTATCAGGCAGCGGACCCGCCGTCGTGCTGCTGCACTCCGCGGTGTGCGACCGGCGGATGTGGGACGCGCAGTGGCAGCAGCTGGTGGACGCCGGGTACCGGGTGGTCCGGTGTGACTTCCGGGGGTTCGGCGACTCGCCGCTCGCGGACGCCCCGTACAGCGACGCCGGGGACGTGCTGGCGCTGCTCGACCACCTGGGCATCGAGTCCGCGGCGCTGGTCGGCTCCTCCCACGGCGGGCGGATCGCGCTGACGGTGGCCGCGCTGCGGCCCGGGGCCGTCACCGCGCTGGCCCTGCTCTGTCCGGGCATCCCCGGGCACCGGCCCAGTGAGTCGCTGCGCGCGTTCGGGGCGCGCGAGGACGCGCTGATCGAGGCCGGCGACATCGACGCGGCCGTGGAACTGAACGTCGAGACCTGGCTGGGGCCGGAGGCCGACGAGGAGACCCGGGCGAGCGTCCGGACGATGCAGCGGCACGCCTTCGACGTGCAGATGGAGGCGACGGTCGGCCCGAACCGGGAGGACGTCGACCTCTCCCTGATCACGGCCCCCACCCTGGCCGTGGGCGGCGCGCACGATGTGCCGGACTTCCGCGGGATCGCCGCCGAGCTCCCCACCCGCCTCCCGAACGCCCGGCACCTCGAACTGCCCTGGGCCGGCCACCTGCCGAACCTGGAGCGGCCGGAGGAGACCACCGCGCTGGTGCTGGAGTTCCTGAAGGAGGCCGCGCCGGTCGGTTAG
- a CDS encoding 2-isopropylmalate synthase produces the protein MRSPVSSPDLHASAPHAPGPYAPALRPALRAPAGPVPAGAPGWNPQRGGAMPSYRYRPAHERVHVPALMRRWPGRRIEQAPLWVPVDLRDGNQALAEPMDPARKQRMFDLFLAMGFKEIEVGYPSASRTDFDFVRQLATTPGAVPEDVTVVVFTAARADLIERTFEAVAGLPRVVVHLYTATAPLWREVVLGKERAELRTLITGAATLMARLGDGRDGLRFQFSPEVFNLTEPDYVLEVCNGLTRLWDACPDRPVIHNLPATVEIATPNVYADQIEYTDRHLERRDSVILSVHPHNDRGTGVACAELAVLAGAQRVEGCLFGNGERTGNVDLVTLALNLHTQGVDPMLDLSDIDGIRRTVEHCNRLPVHARHPYAGDLVHTAFSGTHQDAIRKGFARHAETAAALGLPERDAPWSVPYLPVDPADLGRDYEAVIRVNSQSGKGGIAYLLQTEEGLELPRRLQIDFARVVQAAADDSGKEVTGEELYGLFRAEYLDETSSWAWRVGDDWAEVDGRRGTGAGPLDAVADAVGVEILGFSEHAVGSGPDAVAYVEARVGGEVVWGVGRDASVLTAGVRAVLSAAGRARGRHERRSWAEGMMGR, from the coding sequence ATGCGATCCCCCGTATCCTCCCCCGACCTGCACGCCTCTGCTCCGCACGCTCCGGGTCCGTACGCCCCGGCTCTCCGGCCCGCACTGCGTGCCCCGGCCGGGCCGGTTCCGGCCGGTGCGCCCGGCTGGAATCCGCAGCGCGGCGGCGCGATGCCCTCCTACCGCTACCGCCCCGCCCACGAGCGGGTCCACGTCCCCGCCCTGATGCGGCGCTGGCCCGGCCGGCGGATCGAGCAGGCGCCGCTGTGGGTGCCCGTCGACCTGCGCGACGGCAACCAGGCACTCGCCGAACCGATGGACCCGGCACGCAAGCAGCGGATGTTCGACCTCTTCCTCGCCATGGGGTTCAAGGAGATCGAGGTCGGCTACCCCTCCGCCAGCCGGACGGACTTCGACTTCGTCCGCCAACTGGCCACCACCCCCGGCGCGGTGCCCGAGGACGTCACCGTCGTCGTCTTCACCGCCGCCCGGGCCGACCTCATCGAGCGCACCTTCGAGGCTGTCGCCGGCCTGCCCCGGGTGGTCGTCCACCTCTACACCGCGACCGCGCCGCTGTGGCGGGAGGTCGTCCTGGGCAAGGAACGGGCGGAGCTGCGCACGCTGATCACCGGGGCCGCGACGCTCATGGCCCGGCTCGGGGACGGACGGGACGGGCTGCGGTTCCAGTTCTCGCCCGAGGTGTTCAACCTGACCGAGCCCGACTACGTGCTGGAGGTCTGCAACGGGCTGACCCGGCTGTGGGACGCCTGCCCGGACCGCCCGGTGATCCACAACCTGCCGGCGACCGTCGAGATCGCCACGCCGAACGTCTACGCCGACCAGATCGAGTACACCGACCGCCACCTGGAGCGGCGGGACTCGGTGATCCTCTCCGTCCACCCGCACAACGACCGGGGCACCGGCGTCGCCTGCGCCGAACTGGCCGTCCTGGCCGGCGCGCAGCGGGTCGAGGGCTGCCTGTTCGGCAACGGCGAACGCACCGGGAACGTCGACCTGGTGACCCTCGCCCTCAACCTGCACACCCAGGGCGTCGACCCGATGCTCGACCTGTCCGACATCGACGGGATCCGGCGCACCGTCGAGCACTGCAACCGGCTGCCGGTCCACGCCCGGCACCCGTACGCCGGGGACCTGGTGCACACCGCCTTCTCGGGCACCCACCAGGACGCCATCCGCAAGGGGTTCGCCCGGCACGCCGAGACCGCGGCCGCGCTGGGCCTCCCCGAGCGGGACGCACCCTGGTCGGTGCCGTACCTGCCGGTCGACCCGGCCGACCTCGGGCGGGACTACGAGGCGGTGATCCGGGTCAACAGCCAGTCCGGCAAGGGCGGGATCGCCTACCTGCTGCAGACCGAGGAAGGACTGGAACTGCCCCGGCGGCTGCAGATCGACTTCGCGCGGGTCGTGCAGGCGGCGGCGGACGACAGCGGCAAGGAGGTGACGGGTGAGGAACTGTACGGGCTCTTCCGGGCGGAGTACCTCGATGAGACTTCCTCATGGGCCTGGCGGGTGGGTGACGACTGGGCCGAGGTCGACGGACGGCGCGGCACCGGCGCCGGGCCGCTGGACGCGGTGGCCGACGCCGTCGGGGTGGAGATCCTCGGCTTCAGCGAGCACGCGGTGGGCTCCGGACCGGACGCGGTCGCGTACGTGGAGGCGAGGGTCGGAGGCGAGGTCGTCTGGGGCGTCGGGCGGGACGCCTCCGTCCTGACGGCGGGCGTACGGGCGGTGCTCAGCGCCGCCGGCCGGGCGCGCGGGCGGCATGAGCGGCGCTCATGGGCGGAAGGCATGATGGGCCGATGA
- a CDS encoding FadR/GntR family transcriptional regulator, whose product MTPLRPSPLAEQAAARIEERIRAGQWPVGGKLPGEVALAKELGVGRSTVREALRTLAAAGMVRSRQGSGVFVTADRPAEDWPARLRRAELAHVYEVRTMVEVQAARLAATRRTEADLTALDAALAARRAAGGADDTAFVDADIALHTALVAAAHNPVLDDLFAQFAPVLREQLVLLVGLFGIRSEDPHQGYASHADLVRAVHDGDPEAAGRILAAELEATRSHLLAD is encoded by the coding sequence ATGACCCCGCTCCGCCCCTCCCCCCTCGCCGAACAGGCCGCCGCGCGGATCGAGGAGCGGATCCGGGCCGGCCAGTGGCCGGTCGGCGGGAAGCTGCCCGGCGAGGTGGCGCTGGCAAAGGAGCTGGGCGTCGGCCGCTCGACCGTCCGGGAGGCGCTGCGCACGCTCGCCGCAGCCGGGATGGTGCGCAGCCGCCAGGGCTCCGGGGTGTTCGTCACCGCCGACCGTCCCGCCGAGGACTGGCCCGCCCGGCTGCGCCGCGCCGAACTGGCGCACGTCTACGAGGTGCGGACGATGGTCGAGGTGCAGGCCGCCCGGCTCGCCGCCACCCGCCGCACGGAGGCGGACCTGACCGCCCTGGACGCCGCCCTCGCGGCCCGCCGCGCGGCGGGCGGGGCCGACGACACCGCCTTCGTCGACGCCGACATCGCCCTGCACACCGCCCTGGTGGCCGCCGCCCACAACCCCGTCCTGGACGACCTGTTCGCCCAGTTCGCCCCGGTGCTGCGGGAACAACTGGTGCTGCTGGTCGGCCTGTTCGGCATCCGATCCGAGGACCCGCACCAGGGCTACGCCTCGCACGCCGACCTCGTGCGCGCCGTGCACGACGGCGACCCGGAGGCGGCCGGCCGGATCCTGGCCGCGGAGCTGGAGGCCACCCGCTCCCACCTCCTGGCGGACTGA
- a CDS encoding SigE family RNA polymerase sigma factor codes for MGEAKSGRDEEFQAFIVGVWPRLVRTAYLLAGEQYAAEDLVQSAAEKACAAWSKVRRADDPYAYVRRILVNQHARRWRRRLPELLVEAVPEAAGWEDGFARSDQRGALLAALATLPPRQREAVVLRHWEDLSDSQTATAMGCSVGAVRSHSAKGIARLRQVTELVALTDTERLRADRIGAEQVGTEHIGTEHIGGVA; via the coding sequence ATGGGAGAAGCGAAGAGCGGGCGGGACGAGGAGTTCCAGGCGTTCATCGTCGGGGTCTGGCCGCGCCTGGTGCGGACGGCGTACCTGCTGGCCGGCGAGCAGTACGCGGCGGAGGACCTCGTGCAGTCGGCGGCGGAGAAGGCCTGCGCGGCCTGGTCGAAGGTGCGGCGGGCAGACGATCCGTACGCCTACGTGCGGCGGATCCTGGTCAACCAGCACGCCCGCCGTTGGCGGCGCCGGCTGCCGGAGCTGCTGGTCGAGGCGGTGCCGGAGGCGGCGGGGTGGGAGGACGGGTTCGCCCGCTCCGACCAGCGCGGGGCGCTGCTGGCCGCGCTGGCCACCCTGCCGCCGCGCCAGCGCGAGGCGGTGGTGCTGCGGCACTGGGAGGACCTGAGCGACAGCCAGACGGCAACGGCCATGGGCTGCTCGGTGGGCGCGGTGCGCAGCCACTCGGCGAAGGGCATCGCGCGGTTGCGGCAGGTCACGGAGCTGGTGGCCCTCACGGACACGGAACGCCTCCGCGCCGACCGCATCGGTGCGGAACAGGTCGGCACGGAACACATCGGTACGGAACACATCGGAGGAGTGGCGTGA
- a CDS encoding YbaK/EbsC family protein — MTSSSLPARSVAVAEALTAAGIPGEIVVLPDSARTAAEAAAALGCAVGAIANSLVFRCDGEPLLVMTSGAHRVDTDYLARQLGTGAITRASADQVREATGQAIGGVAPTGHPAPLRTVVDTALQQYEVLWAAAGHPHTVVPMSYEELLRVTAGTPSAVTAD; from the coding sequence ATGACCTCCTCTTCTCTCCCCGCCCGAAGCGTGGCGGTCGCCGAGGCGCTGACGGCGGCCGGCATCCCCGGTGAGATCGTCGTCCTGCCCGACTCCGCCCGTACGGCGGCCGAGGCCGCAGCCGCCCTTGGCTGCGCGGTCGGCGCGATCGCCAACAGCCTGGTGTTCCGGTGCGATGGCGAGCCGCTGCTGGTGATGACCAGCGGTGCCCACCGGGTCGACACCGACTACCTGGCCCGGCAGTTGGGAACGGGCGCGATCACCCGGGCGAGCGCCGACCAGGTCCGCGAAGCCACCGGTCAGGCCATCGGCGGCGTCGCGCCCACCGGCCACCCGGCGCCCCTGCGCACGGTGGTCGACACCGCGCTGCAGCAGTACGAGGTGCTGTGGGCCGCCGCCGGACACCCGCACACCGTCGTCCCGATGTCCTACGAGGAACTGCTGCGGGTCACCGCGGGCACCCCGTCCGCCGTGACGGCGGACTGA
- a CDS encoding urease subunit gamma codes for MNLSPREMDKLYIYVVADLARKRRDRGVKLNYSEACALISEAIMEGARDGRTVAECMEIGKQVVGSADVMPGVRDMLPLLQVEAAFLDGTKLVSCHDPVGA; via the coding sequence GTGAATCTCTCGCCGCGCGAGATGGACAAGCTGTACATCTACGTCGTGGCCGATCTGGCCCGCAAACGCCGCGACCGGGGCGTCAAGCTGAACTACAGCGAGGCCTGCGCACTGATCAGCGAGGCGATCATGGAGGGCGCCCGGGACGGTCGCACCGTCGCCGAGTGCATGGAGATCGGCAAGCAGGTCGTCGGAAGCGCGGACGTCATGCCGGGCGTGCGCGACATGCTGCCGCTGCTCCAGGTCGAGGCCGCGTTCCTGGACGGCACCAAGCTGGTCTCCTGTCACGACCCGGTGGGTGCCTGA
- a CDS encoding glycosyltransferase, which translates to MRVVLSTYGSRGDVEPLAGLALRLRESGAEVKVCAPPDEEFAARLAEVGVGMVPVGQSVRALVTGRIKGTADFPQRAAALVEQFYEAVLAVAEPDGVVAATGLFPAVAGAQAAAEKLGARFAYIALQPTMLPSPHHRPFEYPWQPYPAEVTDNRELWELNIGTMNALFGAPVNTHRTAVGLPAVDNVRDHVLTDRPWLATDPTLDPWLPTADREVVQTGAWILPDERPLPANLEAFLTAGEAPVYVGFGSMPLGDAAGAARVAVEAVRAQGRRVLLGRGWAELAGADGACGADGASGGATDCFAVGEVNQQALFRRVAAVVHHGGAGTTTTATRAGVPQVLVPQIVDQPYWAARVADLGIGVAHDGPTPTVESLTAALRQALAPETAERAAAVAGEVRTDGTAVAAALVLEAATVPAVG; encoded by the coding sequence GTGCGAGTGGTGTTGTCGACGTATGGGTCGCGCGGGGACGTCGAGCCGCTGGCCGGGCTGGCGCTGCGGCTGCGGGAGTCGGGCGCGGAGGTGAAGGTCTGCGCGCCGCCGGACGAGGAGTTCGCGGCGCGGCTGGCCGAGGTCGGGGTGGGGATGGTGCCGGTCGGGCAGTCGGTGCGCGCGCTGGTGACCGGCCGGATCAAGGGGACGGCGGACTTCCCCCAGCGGGCGGCCGCACTGGTCGAGCAGTTCTACGAGGCGGTGCTCGCGGTGGCGGAGCCGGACGGCGTGGTCGCGGCGACCGGCCTGTTCCCGGCCGTGGCGGGCGCGCAGGCGGCGGCCGAGAAACTGGGCGCCCGCTTCGCGTACATCGCACTGCAGCCGACCATGCTGCCGTCCCCGCACCACCGGCCGTTCGAGTACCCGTGGCAGCCGTACCCGGCGGAGGTGACCGACAACCGGGAGCTGTGGGAGCTCAACATCGGGACCATGAACGCCCTGTTCGGCGCGCCGGTCAACACCCACCGCACGGCGGTCGGGCTGCCGGCGGTCGACAACGTCCGCGACCACGTCCTCACCGACCGTCCGTGGCTGGCCACCGACCCGACGCTCGACCCGTGGCTGCCGACCGCCGACCGCGAGGTGGTGCAGACCGGCGCGTGGATCCTGCCGGACGAACGCCCCCTGCCGGCCAACCTGGAGGCCTTCCTGACGGCCGGTGAGGCGCCGGTCTACGTCGGCTTCGGCAGCATGCCGCTGGGCGACGCGGCGGGCGCCGCCCGGGTCGCCGTCGAGGCGGTCCGCGCCCAGGGCCGCCGGGTGCTGCTCGGGCGCGGCTGGGCCGAGCTGGCCGGGGCCGACGGGGCCTGCGGGGCCGACGGGGCGTCCGGAGGCGCTACCGACTGCTTCGCCGTCGGCGAGGTCAACCAGCAGGCGCTGTTCCGCCGGGTCGCCGCCGTCGTCCACCACGGCGGTGCGGGCACCACCACCACGGCCACACGGGCCGGTGTGCCCCAGGTGCTGGTGCCGCAGATCGTGGACCAGCCGTACTGGGCGGCACGGGTGGCCGACCTGGGCATCGGCGTCGCCCACGACGGCCCCACCCCGACGGTCGAGTCCCTCACCGCCGCCCTCCGGCAGGCCCTCGCCCCCGAGACCGCCGAGCGGGCCGCCGCCGTCGCGGGCGAGGTCCGCACGGACGGCACGGCGGTCGCGGCTGCCCTGGTGCTGGAGGCCGCGACGGTGCCGGCGGTGGGCTGA
- a CDS encoding sirohydrochlorin chelatase yields the protein MARPQGVAATGTGITTVVLAGGHESDGARDLAALVAADPTATATAEGTTAAGLVVHAAAPAGRQLTDAVRSALAVGEGPVCVVPMTLGRDPKLVAETARALRWLAAGDGRGRLALTAPFGAAEHLIGWLRAAAATAPDGAVLVTAPAAGPFEDAELFRIARLVRQYGRHRWVEVAFEGGDPDPAEGAERCRLLGAQQVTAVPASFGPALRGAPTGVRDGGPLLRPSAIAGVVAARVAAALHLLGHGEDGITAGLDAEHGHGYAHSHGPGGDHHPHPHPQPSLHQHQHPHPHAHTPH from the coding sequence ATGGCACGACCTCAGGGCGTCGCCGCCACCGGTACCGGCATCACCACCGTGGTGCTGGCCGGCGGGCACGAGAGCGACGGCGCACGGGACTTGGCCGCGCTGGTCGCGGCCGACCCGACGGCCACCGCGACGGCCGAGGGCACCACGGCCGCCGGTCTGGTCGTGCACGCAGCCGCCCCGGCGGGCCGGCAACTCACCGACGCCGTGCGATCCGCGCTGGCCGTGGGCGAGGGCCCGGTGTGCGTCGTCCCCATGACGCTCGGCCGCGACCCCAAGCTGGTGGCCGAAACCGCCCGGGCACTGCGCTGGCTGGCTGCCGGGGACGGCCGCGGCCGCCTCGCCCTGACCGCGCCCTTCGGCGCCGCCGAACACCTCATCGGCTGGCTGCGGGCCGCCGCTGCCACCGCCCCTGACGGCGCGGTGCTGGTCACCGCACCGGCGGCCGGCCCCTTCGAGGACGCCGAGCTGTTCCGGATCGCCCGGCTGGTCCGCCAGTACGGGCGGCACCGCTGGGTGGAGGTGGCCTTCGAGGGCGGCGACCCCGACCCGGCCGAGGGCGCCGAACGCTGCCGCCTGCTCGGTGCGCAGCAGGTGACGGCCGTCCCGGCCTCCTTCGGCCCGGCGCTGCGCGGCGCACCGACCGGCGTACGGGACGGCGGTCCGCTGCTGCGGCCGTCCGCGATCGCCGGGGTGGTCGCGGCCCGGGTGGCGGCGGCGCTGCACCTGCTGGGGCACGGGGAGGACGGCATCACGGCCGGCCTCGACGCCGAGCACGGGCACGGCTACGCCCACAGCCACGGACCGGGCGGAGACCACCACCCGCACCCGCACCCGCAGCCGTCCTTGCACCAACACCAGCACCCCCACCCCCACGCACACACCCCCCACTGA